The genomic region GGGCGTTCCAGGACCTGACCTCTTCCCTGGACTTGGGCCTTATTTCTGATGTCACCTGTGCTTCCACTCCTGCTGAAGTCTTGGCTGAGCCACTCTTCCCTGTAAGCATCGGCCAGTCTTCCGTCCTGGAGAAGGAGAGCGCCCCAATGCAGGTCCCACTAGACCTGAAGTCCGAGCCCCTGGACAACTTCCTCTTCAGCTCTCCTGTCACAGGAGTCTCTGATGCTGCCCGCTCGGTGCCAGACGTGGACCTCTCCAGCACCCTGTACACTGCTGACTGGGAGCCCCTGTACAGCACTCTGTCGGTGGAGATGGAGCCACTGTGCACGCCTGTTGTGACCTGCACCCCGACCTGCACCACCTACACCACATCCTTTGTTTTCACCTACCCGGAGTCCGACTCtttcgccaactgtggtgcaGCTCATCGCAGAGGAAGCAGCAGCAACGAGCAATCGTCAGACTCTCTCAACTCTCCCACCTTACTGGCCTTGTAACTGCTGCCCTGGCACTAAGTTTCCCGTGGTGGTGGACAGCAATCTGGGACTGTGCCCGCAGACCGCTCAGAGCTTTGTGAATTTCACAGGCAGTAGGGGATGTGGGTTTACCTCCCCGTGTTGTGACACTGCCACCTTGCTGCTATACGTGTGCACTGTGCATGTCAATTCATTTCCACCCAGAGGTGCAGCTTTGGACGGCTGAAAACACGATCAGCGCTAAAGCAAGAGTTGCCAGCCGAACACTTGCCCAGTGCCCCTCCGTGTGGTTGGACTGGTGATCCTCCTGCTTCCTGACGTAGCACTGGC from Hyla sarda isolate aHylSar1 unplaced genomic scaffold, aHylSar1.hap1 scaffold_2148, whole genome shotgun sequence harbors:
- the FOS gene encoding protein c-Fos isoform X3, encoding MEEFSTESSSSFVPTVTAISTSPDLQWLVQPTLISSVAPSQSRSHPYGAAPAYSRSGVIKGASGRGQSLGRRGKVEQLSPEEEEKRRVRRERNKMAAAKCRNRRRELTDTLQAETDELEDEKSVLQAEIAALLKEKEKLEFILAAHKPACKIPHDLEGAFQDLTSSLDLGLISDVTCASTPAEVLAEPLFPVSIGQSSVLEKESAPMQVPLDLKSEPLDNFLFSSPVTGVSDAARSVPDVDLSSTLYTADWEPLYSTLSVEMEPLCTPVVTCTPTCTTYTTSFVFTYPESDSFANCGAAHRRGSSSNEQSSDSLNSPTLLAL